One genomic segment of Amycolatopsis granulosa includes these proteins:
- the gatC gene encoding Asp-tRNA(Asn)/Glu-tRNA(Gln) amidotransferase subunit GatC, which produces MPNISRDEVAHLAKLARLAVTDEELNVFAGQLDQILDAVAKVSEVADGDVPPTSHAVPLTNVFREDVVRPGLTQQQALAGAPAAEEGRFRVPRILGEEQ; this is translated from the coding sequence GTGCCCAACATTTCCCGCGACGAGGTCGCGCACCTGGCCAAGCTCGCCAGGCTCGCCGTCACCGACGAGGAGCTGAACGTCTTCGCAGGTCAGCTCGACCAGATTCTGGACGCGGTGGCCAAGGTCAGCGAGGTCGCCGACGGCGACGTCCCGCCGACCTCGCACGCCGTGCCGCTCACGAACGTCTTCCGCGAAGACGTGGTCCGGCCCGGGCTGACCCAGCAGCAGGCCCTGGCCGGTGCGCCGGCCGCCGAAGAGGGCCGCTTCCGGGTGCCGCGGATCCTGGGGGAGGAACAGTGA
- a CDS encoding amino acid-binding protein: MSFLIRVQLPDTPGTLGAVATALGTIGADILSVDVVERGGGVAIDDMVVELPSGRLPDAVITAAESVEGVEVDAVRPYAGVLDTHRELELVEQIADRPASGLAVLVEGVPRIIRAGWAIVVSVSAGGVQRLASSSAAPEVAITHLPWLPLERATILDAEDTWVPETWQELGTELAATPLGKPDKALLVGRPGGPMFRAAEVARLAHLAGIVAVVLDG; this comes from the coding sequence GTGTCCTTCCTGATCCGGGTGCAGCTCCCGGACACGCCAGGAACCCTCGGAGCGGTCGCGACGGCTCTCGGCACGATCGGGGCGGACATCCTCTCGGTGGACGTGGTCGAGCGCGGCGGAGGGGTGGCGATCGACGACATGGTCGTCGAGCTGCCGTCGGGCCGGCTGCCGGACGCGGTGATCACCGCCGCGGAGAGCGTGGAGGGCGTCGAGGTCGACGCGGTGCGCCCCTACGCCGGGGTGCTGGACACCCACCGCGAGCTGGAACTGGTCGAGCAGATCGCCGACCGGCCGGCGTCCGGGTTGGCGGTGCTGGTCGAAGGCGTGCCGCGGATCATCCGCGCGGGATGGGCGATCGTGGTGTCGGTCAGCGCGGGCGGTGTGCAGCGGCTGGCCTCGTCCAGCGCGGCGCCCGAGGTGGCGATCACCCACCTGCCGTGGCTGCCGCTGGAGCGGGCCACGATCCTCGACGCCGAGGACACCTGGGTCCCGGAAACGTGGCAGGAGCTGGGCACCGAGCTCGCCGCGACCCCGCTGGGCAAGCCGGACAAGGCGCTGCTGGTCGGGCGCCCCGGTGGCCCCATGTTCCGCGCCGCCGAGGTCGCGCGGCTGGCCCACCTGGCCGGGATCGTCGCCGTCGTGCTGGACGGCTGA
- a CDS encoding MMPL family transporter — protein sequence MRIARWLVPALLVIAWLAVGGFGGPYAGKLSDVSTNDNSAFLPASAESTRALAEQRTFSADQTLPAIVVAERTAGITPADTAFLSAAAQRLQAVPGVTGATGPQLSQPDGQALELTVPVRIGGKPGGIVERIRAEVAQPPAGLTVLVAGPAAQIADLVTAFGGIDGLLLLVAGLVVALILVVVYRSPLLPLVVLLSAVFALGLASLAVYVLADHDVLTLNGQSQGILFILVFGAATDYALLQVSRFREQLRDTESRFEAIRRAWRATMPPIAASAGTVVLGVLCLLFSDLQSNRGLGPVAAIGIACAFLASVTFLPAALALLGRAAFWPIRPKFGSPHPESGGIWGRIATAVAARPRAIWIGTTVLLLAGAAFVPQLKAGGVAQTDLFLTPVDSVAGQEVLVRHFPGGSGSPTVIIANASAAPAVAQAARVDGVAQVAVAPKQVGGRVQILATLTDAADSQPAVDTVGRVRAAVHAVPGADAVVGGTTATQLDTQRTSERDRAVIIPIVLVVIFVVLALLLRALLAPLLLIATVVLSFGATMGVSALVFNHLLGFPGADPAVPLFGFVFLVALGIDYNIFLMTRVREEAVRAGTRDGTLRGLTLTGGVITSAGVVLAATFASLAVIPILFLAQIAFIVAFGVLLDTLVVRSLLVPALTLDVGRRIWWPSKLR from the coding sequence ATGAGGATCGCACGCTGGCTCGTCCCCGCTCTGCTCGTGATCGCCTGGCTCGCGGTCGGCGGGTTCGGCGGGCCCTACGCCGGCAAGCTGAGCGACGTCTCGACCAACGACAACTCCGCCTTCCTGCCCGCCTCGGCCGAGTCCACCCGTGCCCTCGCCGAACAGCGGACCTTCTCCGCCGACCAGACCCTCCCGGCGATCGTCGTCGCCGAGCGGACCGCCGGCATCACGCCCGCGGACACCGCCTTCCTCTCCGCGGCCGCCCAGCGTCTGCAAGCCGTTCCCGGCGTCACCGGCGCGACCGGACCGCAGCTGTCCCAGCCCGACGGCCAGGCTCTCGAACTGACCGTTCCCGTCCGGATCGGCGGCAAGCCCGGCGGGATCGTCGAACGGATCCGCGCCGAAGTGGCGCAGCCCCCGGCGGGACTGACCGTCCTCGTCGCCGGCCCGGCCGCGCAGATCGCCGACCTGGTCACCGCCTTCGGCGGCATCGACGGCCTCCTGCTGCTGGTCGCCGGCCTGGTCGTGGCACTCATCCTGGTGGTCGTCTACCGCAGCCCGTTGCTGCCACTGGTCGTGCTGCTCTCCGCGGTGTTCGCGCTCGGCCTGGCCAGCCTGGCCGTCTACGTCCTCGCCGACCACGACGTGCTGACCCTCAACGGCCAGAGCCAGGGCATCCTGTTCATCCTCGTCTTCGGCGCCGCCACCGACTACGCGCTGCTGCAAGTCTCGCGGTTCCGGGAACAGCTGCGCGACACCGAAAGCCGCTTCGAGGCGATCCGCCGGGCCTGGCGCGCGACCATGCCCCCGATCGCGGCGTCGGCGGGCACCGTCGTGCTCGGTGTGCTCTGCCTGCTGTTCTCCGACCTGCAGTCCAACCGCGGCCTCGGCCCGGTCGCCGCGATCGGCATCGCCTGCGCGTTCCTCGCCTCGGTCACGTTCCTGCCCGCCGCGCTGGCCCTGCTCGGCCGCGCCGCGTTCTGGCCGATCCGGCCGAAGTTCGGTTCACCGCACCCGGAGTCCGGCGGGATCTGGGGCCGCATCGCCACGGCCGTCGCGGCCAGGCCGCGGGCGATCTGGATCGGCACCACGGTGCTGCTGCTCGCTGGTGCCGCGTTCGTGCCGCAGCTCAAGGCCGGCGGGGTCGCGCAGACCGACCTGTTCCTCACGCCGGTCGACTCGGTCGCCGGGCAGGAGGTCCTGGTCCGGCACTTCCCGGGCGGTTCCGGTTCCCCGACCGTGATCATCGCCAACGCGAGCGCCGCACCGGCGGTGGCCCAGGCGGCCCGGGTGGACGGGGTCGCGCAGGTCGCCGTGGCCCCGAAGCAGGTCGGCGGGCGGGTGCAGATCCTCGCGACCCTGACCGACGCGGCCGATTCCCAGCCCGCCGTGGACACGGTCGGCCGCGTGCGCGCGGCGGTGCACGCCGTGCCCGGAGCGGACGCGGTCGTGGGCGGCACCACCGCCACCCAGCTCGACACGCAGCGGACCTCCGAACGGGACCGCGCGGTGATCATCCCGATCGTGCTGGTGGTGATCTTCGTGGTGCTCGCGCTCCTGCTGCGGGCGCTGCTGGCGCCGTTGTTGCTGATCGCGACGGTCGTGCTGTCCTTCGGCGCCACCATGGGCGTGTCCGCGCTGGTGTTCAACCACCTGCTGGGTTTCCCGGGTGCCGATCCGGCGGTGCCGCTGTTCGGGTTCGTGTTCCTGGTGGCGCTCGGGATCGACTACAACATCTTCCTGATGACGCGGGTGCGGGAGGAGGCCGTCCGGGCGGGCACCCGCGACGGCACGCTGCGGGGGCTCACGCTCACCGGCGGCGTCATCACCTCCGCCGGGGTGGTGCTCGCGGCGACCTTCGCCAGCCTGGCGGTGATCCCGATCCTGTTCCTGGCGCAGATCGCGTTCATCGTCGCCTTCGGCGTCCTGCTCGACACGCTGGTCGTGCGGTCGCTGCTGGTGCCCGCGCTGACCCTGGACGTCGGCCGCCGCATCTGGTGGCCGTCGAAACTGCGGTGA
- a CDS encoding NAD(P)-dependent oxidoreductase, translated as MKVGFLGLGVMGTPMALNLVRAGTPLVVWNRTPAKSEVLAAAGAEVADSAAEVCGRVDVVFLMLADGAAVDAVLGRGGSGFAANVAGRIVVHMGTTSPGYSRALAADVAAAGGRYVEAPVSGSRKPAEAGQLVAMLAGEPSAVAAVRPLLRPMCHQVVECGPAPGALLMKLAVNLYLITMVTGLAEAVHFAERQGLDLARFVEVLDAGPMASSVSRMKAAKLLAGDFAVQASIADVLKNNQLIAEAARSARLASPLLDVCHALYGETLELGHGAEDMAAVVRAIEQRTNTADR; from the coding sequence ATGAAGGTCGGCTTCCTGGGGCTGGGCGTGATGGGCACGCCGATGGCACTCAACCTGGTCCGGGCGGGAACGCCGCTCGTGGTGTGGAACCGGACGCCGGCGAAGTCCGAGGTGCTGGCGGCCGCGGGCGCGGAGGTCGCGGACAGCGCGGCCGAGGTGTGCGGGCGGGTGGACGTCGTGTTCCTCATGCTCGCCGACGGCGCCGCGGTGGACGCGGTGCTGGGCCGCGGCGGGAGCGGGTTCGCGGCGAACGTAGCCGGGCGGATCGTGGTGCACATGGGCACCACGTCGCCCGGGTATTCGCGCGCGCTGGCGGCGGATGTCGCCGCGGCCGGGGGCCGGTACGTCGAGGCGCCGGTGTCCGGGTCGCGCAAACCGGCCGAAGCGGGGCAGCTCGTGGCGATGCTGGCGGGCGAGCCATCGGCGGTGGCCGCGGTGCGGCCCCTGCTGCGGCCGATGTGCCACCAGGTGGTGGAGTGCGGACCGGCGCCGGGCGCGCTGCTGATGAAACTCGCGGTGAACCTGTACCTGATCACCATGGTGACCGGCCTGGCCGAAGCGGTGCACTTCGCCGAGCGGCAGGGCCTGGACCTGGCACGGTTCGTGGAGGTGCTGGACGCCGGCCCGATGGCCAGCAGCGTGTCCCGGATGAAGGCCGCGAAACTCCTGGCGGGCGATTTCGCGGTGCAGGCGTCGATCGCGGATGTTCTGAAGAACAACCAGCTGATCGCCGAGGCGGCCCGGTCGGCGCGACTGGCGTCACCGCTGCTGGACGTCTGCCACGCCCTCTACGGCGAAACGCTGGAGCTGGGCCACGGCGCCGAAGACATGGCCGCGGTGGTGCGGGCCATCGAACAGCGCACCAACACCGCTGACCGCTGA
- a CDS encoding GNAT family N-acetyltransferase — translation MSEFTVRPAWPAEYPAVGALTAAAYVADGLIGQDDDYARELADAARRAEHAELLVAADANGLLGSVTIVQPGSRYSEIAREGELEFRMLATAPAARGRGVGEALVRAVLDRARTTGAEAVVLCSLDAMRTAHRLYTRLGFTRIPQRDWEPRPGLWLRAFRLVC, via the coding sequence GTGAGTGAGTTCACCGTCAGACCGGCGTGGCCGGCGGAGTACCCGGCCGTGGGCGCGCTGACCGCGGCGGCGTACGTGGCCGACGGCCTGATCGGCCAGGACGACGACTACGCCCGCGAGCTGGCCGATGCCGCCCGCCGCGCCGAGCACGCGGAGCTGCTGGTTGCCGCGGACGCGAACGGCCTGCTCGGTTCGGTGACGATCGTGCAGCCGGGTTCGCGCTACTCGGAGATCGCCCGGGAGGGCGAGCTGGAGTTTCGCATGCTGGCCACCGCGCCCGCGGCCCGCGGCCGGGGCGTCGGCGAGGCGCTCGTGCGGGCGGTGCTGGACCGGGCGCGCACGACCGGCGCCGAGGCGGTTGTGCTGTGCAGTCTGGACGCGATGCGCACCGCGCACCGGCTCTACACCCGCCTGGGGTTCACGCGCATCCCGCAGCGCGACTGGGAACCGCGGCCGGGCCTGTGGTTGCGGGCTTTCCGGCTGGTCTGCTGA
- the ligA gene encoding NAD-dependent DNA ligase LigA yields the protein MSETPAAQDVTEVPAEVRERHGALADEVRGHQFRYYVLDSPVITDGEFDELLKELERLEAEYPGLATPDSPTQNVGGTFSTDFVAADHLERMMSLDNVFAEDELLAWVERVEREVGGSTQYLCELKIDGLAINLLYEKGRLVRGLTRGDGRTGEDVTLNVRTLEQVPETLTGTAEYPVPDLVEVRGEVFFRVEDFAELNARLVEAGKPPFANPRNTAAGSLRQKDPKVTRSRKLRLICHGLGKREGFEPVRQSQAYEALAAWGLPVSGHTKVVDEAAELLEHIRYWGEHRHDAEHEIDGIVVKVDQVSLQRRLGSTSRAPRWAIAYKYPPEEATTRLLDIQVNVGRTGRVTPFAVMEPVKVAGSTVAMATLHNAQEVERKGVLIGDRVVIRKAGDVIPEVLGPVVDVRTGDERQFVMPTFCPECGTKLAHQKEGDVDIRCPNARSCPAQLRERLFHLAGRGAFDIEMLGYEAATALLESGVVVDEGDIFDLDEEKLKRVELFRTKAGELSANGRKLLANLDSAKDHPLWRVLVALSIRHVGPTAAQALAREFGSLEAIEQADEAAMADVDGVGPTIANALREWFAVDWHREVVEKWRRAGVRMAEERDESVPRTLEGLSIVVTGSLSTYSRDEAKEAIMSRGGKAAGSVSKKTAFVVVGDAPGSKYDKAVQLKVPVLDENGFQVLLDRGPEAAAEVALPAGEEAGE from the coding sequence GTGAGTGAGACTCCCGCCGCACAGGACGTCACCGAGGTTCCCGCCGAGGTCCGCGAGCGCCACGGCGCGCTCGCCGACGAGGTGCGCGGGCACCAGTTCCGGTACTACGTGCTGGACTCGCCGGTCATCACCGACGGCGAGTTCGACGAGCTGCTCAAGGAGCTCGAGCGGCTGGAGGCGGAGTACCCGGGGCTGGCCACACCGGACTCGCCCACGCAGAACGTCGGCGGCACGTTCTCCACCGACTTCGTCGCGGCCGACCACCTCGAGCGGATGATGAGCCTGGACAACGTCTTCGCCGAGGACGAGCTGCTGGCGTGGGTCGAGCGGGTGGAGCGCGAGGTCGGCGGGTCCACGCAGTACCTGTGCGAGCTGAAGATCGACGGGCTGGCCATCAACCTGCTCTACGAGAAGGGGCGGCTGGTGCGGGGGCTCACCCGCGGCGACGGGCGCACGGGTGAGGACGTCACGCTCAACGTCCGCACGCTGGAGCAGGTGCCGGAGACGCTGACCGGCACCGCCGAGTACCCGGTGCCCGACCTGGTCGAGGTGCGCGGCGAGGTGTTCTTCCGGGTCGAGGACTTCGCCGAGCTGAACGCGCGGCTGGTGGAGGCGGGCAAGCCGCCGTTCGCCAACCCGCGCAACACCGCGGCCGGTTCGCTGCGGCAGAAGGACCCGAAGGTCACCCGAAGCCGCAAGCTGCGGCTGATCTGCCACGGGCTCGGCAAGCGCGAGGGCTTCGAGCCGGTGCGCCAGTCGCAGGCGTACGAGGCGCTGGCCGCCTGGGGGCTGCCGGTGTCCGGTCACACGAAGGTGGTCGACGAGGCCGCGGAGCTGCTGGAGCACATCCGGTACTGGGGTGAGCACCGGCACGACGCCGAGCACGAGATCGACGGCATCGTGGTGAAGGTCGACCAGGTGTCGCTGCAACGGCGGCTGGGCAGCACGTCCCGCGCGCCGCGGTGGGCGATCGCCTACAAGTACCCGCCGGAGGAGGCCACCACGCGGCTGCTCGACATCCAGGTCAACGTGGGGCGGACGGGCCGGGTCACACCGTTCGCGGTGATGGAGCCGGTGAAGGTCGCCGGGTCGACCGTCGCGATGGCGACGCTGCACAACGCGCAGGAGGTGGAGCGCAAGGGCGTGCTGATCGGCGACCGGGTGGTGATCCGCAAGGCGGGCGACGTGATTCCCGAGGTGCTCGGACCGGTGGTGGACGTGCGCACCGGGGACGAGCGCCAGTTCGTGATGCCGACGTTCTGCCCGGAGTGCGGCACGAAGCTCGCCCACCAGAAGGAGGGCGACGTCGACATCCGCTGCCCCAACGCCCGGTCCTGTCCGGCGCAGCTGCGGGAGCGGCTGTTCCACCTGGCCGGACGCGGCGCGTTCGACATCGAGATGCTCGGCTACGAGGCGGCGACTGCCCTGCTGGAGTCCGGTGTGGTCGTCGACGAGGGCGACATCTTCGACCTGGACGAGGAGAAGCTGAAACGGGTCGAGCTGTTCCGCACCAAGGCGGGCGAGCTGTCGGCCAACGGGCGCAAGCTGCTGGCCAACCTGGACAGTGCGAAGGACCATCCACTGTGGCGCGTGCTGGTCGCGCTGTCGATCCGGCACGTGGGGCCGACGGCGGCGCAGGCGCTGGCGCGGGAGTTCGGTTCGCTGGAGGCGATCGAGCAGGCCGATGAGGCCGCGATGGCCGATGTGGACGGGGTGGGCCCGACCATCGCGAACGCCCTGCGCGAGTGGTTCGCCGTGGACTGGCACCGCGAGGTGGTGGAGAAGTGGCGCCGCGCCGGGGTGCGCATGGCGGAGGAACGCGACGAGTCGGTGCCGCGCACGCTGGAGGGCCTGTCGATCGTGGTGACCGGCTCGTTGTCGACGTACTCGCGGGACGAGGCCAAGGAGGCGATCATGTCGCGCGGCGGCAAGGCCGCCGGTTCGGTGTCGAAGAAGACGGCGTTCGTCGTGGTCGGTGACGCGCCGGGGTCCAAGTACGACAAGGCGGTCCAGCTCAAGGTCCCCGTCCTGGACGAGAACGGGTTCCAGGTCCTGCTGGATCGCGGCCCCGAGGCCGCGGCCGAGGTGGCGCTTCCGGCGGGGGAGGAAGCCGGTGAGTGA
- a CDS encoding methionine synthase, with product MSEHVWPPGAATAVGSMPGTDPAEAAAVVFGELPAFPHLPELPARGAGADLIGRTAAMLVDLAIEVVPSGYRVAARPGHDHRRAVDLLRWDLDAVTEAGGAPVIKTQVAGPWTLAAGIELPRGHRVLTDRGAVREFTESALEGLAAHVAELTARTGAEVVVQFDEPMLPAVLAGSLPTPSGYGTVPAVPEPEARELLSRVVERAGGLTGQPVVVHCCAARPPVGLLHAAGAGALAIDATLLAGAPSTLLDELGEAWDSGTVLFLGLVPALEPERRPALRELAQPALALADRLGFGRSTLADRVVPTPTCGFAGATTAWVRRALKLTTDLGKAFVEPPEGW from the coding sequence GTGAGCGAACACGTCTGGCCCCCCGGTGCGGCCACCGCGGTGGGATCGATGCCCGGTACCGACCCGGCCGAGGCGGCAGCGGTCGTCTTCGGCGAACTGCCCGCCTTCCCGCACCTGCCGGAGCTGCCGGCCCGCGGGGCCGGCGCGGACCTGATCGGACGGACCGCCGCGATGCTGGTCGACCTCGCGATCGAGGTCGTGCCGAGCGGGTACCGGGTCGCCGCGCGGCCAGGGCACGACCACCGGCGCGCGGTGGACCTGCTGCGCTGGGACCTCGACGCCGTCACCGAGGCGGGCGGTGCCCCGGTGATCAAGACGCAGGTGGCCGGTCCGTGGACGCTGGCCGCCGGGATCGAGCTGCCCCGCGGCCACCGCGTGCTCACCGACCGCGGCGCCGTGCGCGAGTTCACCGAATCGGCGCTGGAGGGCCTGGCCGCGCACGTCGCGGAGCTCACGGCCCGCACCGGGGCCGAAGTGGTCGTCCAGTTCGACGAGCCGATGCTCCCCGCCGTGCTCGCCGGGAGCCTGCCCACCCCCTCGGGTTACGGCACGGTGCCTGCCGTGCCCGAGCCGGAGGCACGTGAACTGCTGAGCCGCGTCGTCGAGCGCGCGGGCGGGCTCACCGGCCAGCCGGTCGTCGTGCACTGCTGCGCCGCGCGGCCGCCGGTCGGCCTGCTGCACGCGGCGGGCGCGGGCGCACTCGCGATCGACGCGACCCTGCTGGCCGGGGCGCCGTCGACGCTGCTGGACGAGCTGGGGGAGGCGTGGGACAGCGGCACCGTGCTCTTCCTGGGGCTGGTGCCGGCGCTGGAACCGGAGCGCCGGCCGGCTCTGCGCGAGCTCGCGCAGCCCGCTCTGGCGCTCGCGGACCGGCTCGGGTTCGGCCGGTCGACCCTGGCCGACCGCGTGGTGCCGACACCCACCTGCGGATTCGCCGGTGCCACGACCGCCTGGGTGCGCCGCGCGTTGAAGCTGACCACGGATCTGGGCAAGGCGTTCGTGGAGCCACCGGAGGGCTGGTAG
- a CDS encoding MBL fold metallo-hydrolase, whose protein sequence is MEPIPEGSAEWSEPGLYAVAPGVHRIPLPLPNDGLRAVNVYALTEGSDLVLIDSGWALAEAREQLAAALKGLGAELGDVSQFLVTHVHRDHYTQAVALRREFGGRVALGELEEPSLRLSADPDVLPLIGQIRALRASGAGPVADELVRVFEIHGSNTEAGTWELPDEWLTPGRRTVLPGRALDVVPTPGHTAGHVVFDDGAAGLMFTGDHVLPHITPSIGFQPVPAELPLRDFLDSLRLVRGMPDRRMLPAHGPVTDSVHARVDELLDHHAQRLDVIAKTIVDGAGTAYESSSRMGWTRRQRKLGELDVFNQMLAVLETAAHLDLLVHQGKLRLAVEDGVRHYAVA, encoded by the coding sequence GTGGAACCGATCCCCGAAGGCAGCGCCGAGTGGAGCGAGCCTGGTCTGTACGCCGTGGCGCCGGGCGTGCACCGGATTCCGTTGCCGCTGCCGAACGACGGGTTGCGGGCCGTCAACGTCTACGCCCTGACCGAGGGTTCCGACCTGGTGCTCATCGACTCCGGCTGGGCACTGGCCGAAGCGCGCGAGCAACTCGCGGCCGCGCTCAAGGGGCTGGGCGCCGAGCTCGGCGACGTGAGCCAGTTCCTGGTCACCCACGTGCACCGTGACCATTACACGCAGGCCGTGGCGCTGCGGCGGGAGTTCGGCGGGCGCGTCGCGCTGGGCGAGCTGGAGGAACCGTCGTTGCGCCTGAGCGCCGACCCGGACGTCCTGCCGCTGATCGGCCAGATCCGCGCGCTGCGGGCGAGCGGCGCGGGCCCGGTGGCCGACGAGCTGGTCCGGGTGTTCGAGATCCACGGCAGCAACACCGAGGCCGGCACCTGGGAGCTGCCCGACGAGTGGCTCACGCCGGGGCGGCGCACGGTACTGCCCGGCCGCGCCCTCGACGTCGTGCCCACCCCCGGGCACACGGCCGGGCACGTGGTGTTCGACGACGGCGCCGCCGGGCTGATGTTCACCGGGGACCACGTGCTGCCGCACATCACGCCGTCGATCGGGTTCCAGCCCGTGCCGGCGGAGCTGCCGCTGCGGGACTTCCTCGATTCGCTGCGGCTCGTGCGCGGCATGCCGGACCGCCGGATGCTGCCGGCGCACGGCCCGGTGACCGACAGCGTGCACGCGCGCGTGGACGAGCTGCTGGACCACCACGCCCAGCGGCTGGACGTGATCGCGAAGACCATTGTGGACGGTGCGGGTACGGCCTACGAGTCGTCGTCGCGGATGGGCTGGACGCGCCGGCAGCGCAAACTGGGCGAGCTGGACGTCTTCAACCAGATGCTCGCGGTGCTGGAGACGGCGGCGCACCTCGACCTGCTGGTGCACCAGGGCAAGCTCCGGCTCGCGGTCGAGGATGGGGTGCGCCACTACGCGGTAGCGTAG
- a CDS encoding acyl-CoA synthetase — protein MTTLRSSTVADILRRSAARWPARVALRFADRQWTYAELDAAVTRAAAHLLGLGLVKGDRVAAYGRNSDAYLIGFLACARAGLVHVPVNYNLTGDELAYLVEQSGSRVALADPALAGNLPSVDRVVPLRDADGSLVSLSGEVPELDAEVGDGDLVQLLYTSGTTSRPKGAMMTHRALVHEYLSCIAGLDLTAGDAPLHVMPLYHSAQMHVFLVPWLAVGATNTLLETPDPADILRRLAEDRHGAFFAAPTLWVALANHPDFGARDLSALRKAYYGASIMPGPVLDRLRQAMPELGFYNCFGQSEIGPLATILRPEDHAERPDSAGRPALFVELRVVDADGNDVAPGGSGECVYRSPQLCEGYWDKPEETAEAFRDGWFHSGDLVRIDEEGYIYVVDRIKDVINTGGVLVASREVEDALYTHPAVAEAAVIGVPDEKWIEAITAVVVSKRDVEPDELIAHVRGRLSAFKVPKAVRFVPDLPRNASGKILKRELRDRFA, from the coding sequence TTGACCACGCTCCGTTCCAGCACCGTCGCGGACATCCTCCGCCGCAGCGCGGCCCGCTGGCCCGCCCGCGTCGCCCTGCGGTTCGCCGACCGGCAGTGGACCTACGCCGAACTCGACGCGGCCGTGACCCGCGCCGCGGCGCACCTGCTCGGCCTCGGGCTCGTCAAGGGCGACCGGGTCGCCGCCTACGGCAGAAACTCCGACGCCTACCTGATCGGCTTCCTCGCCTGCGCCCGCGCCGGGCTGGTGCACGTCCCGGTCAACTACAACCTCACCGGCGACGAACTGGCCTACCTGGTCGAGCAATCCGGCAGCCGGGTCGCGCTCGCCGATCCCGCGCTGGCCGGCAACCTGCCGTCCGTCGACCGGGTCGTGCCGCTGCGCGACGCCGACGGCTCGCTCGTCTCGCTGTCCGGCGAGGTGCCCGAGCTGGACGCCGAAGTCGGCGACGGCGACCTGGTCCAGCTGCTCTACACCTCGGGCACGACCTCGCGGCCGAAGGGCGCGATGATGACGCACCGCGCCCTGGTCCACGAGTACCTGTCGTGCATCGCCGGCCTCGACCTCACCGCCGGCGACGCGCCGCTGCACGTCATGCCGCTGTACCACTCCGCGCAGATGCACGTGTTCCTCGTGCCGTGGCTCGCCGTCGGCGCGACGAACACCCTCCTCGAGACCCCGGACCCGGCCGACATCCTGCGCCGCCTGGCGGAGGACCGGCACGGCGCCTTCTTCGCCGCGCCCACGCTGTGGGTCGCGCTGGCCAACCACCCGGACTTCGGCGCGCGGGACCTCAGCGCGTTGCGCAAGGCCTACTACGGCGCCTCGATCATGCCCGGCCCGGTGCTCGACCGCCTCCGTCAGGCCATGCCGGAGCTCGGGTTCTACAACTGCTTCGGGCAATCCGAAATCGGCCCGCTGGCGACGATCCTGCGGCCGGAGGACCACGCGGAGCGCCCCGATTCGGCCGGCCGCCCCGCGTTGTTCGTCGAGCTGCGCGTGGTGGACGCCGACGGCAACGACGTGGCGCCCGGCGGGTCCGGGGAGTGCGTCTACCGCAGCCCGCAGCTGTGCGAGGGCTACTGGGACAAGCCGGAGGAGACCGCCGAGGCGTTCCGGGACGGCTGGTTCCACTCCGGCGACCTGGTGCGGATCGACGAGGAGGGCTACATCTACGTCGTCGACCGCATCAAGGACGTGATCAACACCGGCGGGGTGCTCGTCGCGTCCCGGGAGGTGGAGGACGCGCTCTACACCCACCCGGCGGTGGCCGAGGCCGCGGTGATCGGCGTCCCGGACGAGAAGTGGATCGAGGCGATCACCGCGGTCGTCGTGTCCAAACGGGACGTCGAACCGGACGAGCTGATCGCCCACGTGCGCGGCAGGCTGTCCGCCTTCAAGGTGCCGAAGGCGGTCCGGTTCGTCCCGGACCTGCCGCGCAACGCGTCGGGCAAGATCCTCAAGCGTGAGCTGCGCGACCGGTTCGCCTAG
- a CDS encoding ArsR/SmtB family transcription factor: MTSATEVLPQPAREDIRLEKILSALSDPLRLAMVQKLLLESPDVPRSCGWFGIDRPKSTLTHHFKLLREAGVTTQRQYGLERRSEVRVADLQARFPGLLDLVRNWEPAP, from the coding sequence ATGACGTCTGCCACAGAGGTGCTGCCACAGCCGGCCCGCGAGGACATCCGGCTGGAGAAGATCCTGTCCGCGCTCAGCGACCCCCTGCGCCTGGCGATGGTGCAGAAGCTGTTGCTGGAATCGCCGGACGTGCCCCGCTCCTGCGGCTGGTTCGGGATCGACCGGCCGAAGTCGACTCTGACCCACCACTTCAAACTGCTGCGTGAGGCCGGGGTGACGACCCAGCGGCAGTACGGGCTGGAGCGGCGCAGCGAAGTCCGCGTGGCGGACCTCCAGGCGCGGTTCCCGGGACTGCTGGACCTGGTGCGGAACTGGGAGCCCGCGCCCTGA